The following proteins come from a genomic window of Achromobacter deleyi:
- a CDS encoding CopD family protein yields the protein MSMLWVKTFHIVFIASWFAGLFYLPRIFVNLAQQSDSAVQVTLLGMARRLYRFTTILAVVAVALGMWLYLGYGIGVGPGNGWMHAKLFFVLLVIGYHHACGVMLRKFEQGKNTRSHKFYRWFNEVPVLLLLVVVALVVVKPF from the coding sequence ATGTCCATGCTCTGGGTAAAAACCTTCCACATCGTCTTCATCGCCTCCTGGTTCGCCGGCCTGTTCTACCTGCCCCGCATCTTCGTGAACCTGGCCCAGCAATCGGATTCGGCCGTGCAGGTCACCCTGCTCGGCATGGCGCGCCGCCTCTACCGCTTCACCACCATCCTGGCGGTCGTGGCCGTGGCGCTGGGGATGTGGCTGTACCTGGGCTACGGCATCGGCGTCGGCCCCGGCAACGGCTGGATGCACGCCAAGCTCTTTTTCGTCCTGCTCGTCATCGGCTACCATCACGCCTGTGGCGTCATGCTGCGAAAATTCGAACAGGGCAAGAACACCCGTTCGCACAAGTTCTATCGCTGGTTCAACGAAGTTCCCGTCTTGCTGCTCTTGGTGGTGGTGGCGCTGGTCGTCGTCAAACCCTTCTGA
- a CDS encoding THUMP domain-containing protein, translating to MSADDQDRPRKTLTIKKTARDAHAEAAPKRVRTGARARLVAQNERAKDNVERQKDPEGYQQRQAAARATRRPDDRERGDGPRRADGPRGDNPRRGDGPRSDSPRRGDGPRSDSPRRGDGPRNDRPRRGDDARNDSPRRDAAPAPRSGRTPQRAPRLDDQYIAPATPAGRFYDPFEDDGPAPEFAPEPDYDDDAPIHAGPARDDNAPRDHAPAVEIRERRPREPRQAELFKVFAPCPQGLEEALTAEMQALGYDDAEAGRAGCSFTADWTGVQRANLYSRLATRILVQVAHAEISHEDDILDLARDTPWERWFGAEQTLRVDTSAIKSPVQSLQYCNLRAKDGICDRLRELEGERPSIDTVRPDARVHLFLTGHTATLYLDTSGESLFKRGWRLDKGDAPLRENLAAGMLALAGWDPAAPLLDPFCGSGTILIEAAWIALGVPPGISRPFGFERLRGHDAYRWRDLKDDARARILPQLDAPLVGYDLDPQAIEFARNNAERAWLTADSIRFEVGDAREVQAPADHGWIVTNPPYGERMATEQDADLWRDWATCLKRNFAGWQLHVITSDLTLPNQMRLKPKRRVPLHNGALDCRLFGFELVAAGYRDA from the coding sequence ATGTCCGCTGATGACCAGGACCGCCCGCGCAAGACGCTGACGATCAAGAAGACCGCGCGCGACGCGCATGCCGAAGCCGCGCCCAAGCGCGTGCGCACCGGCGCCCGTGCCCGCCTGGTCGCCCAGAACGAGCGCGCCAAGGACAACGTCGAACGCCAGAAGGACCCCGAGGGCTACCAGCAGCGCCAGGCCGCCGCCCGCGCCACGCGCCGGCCGGACGACCGTGAACGCGGCGACGGCCCGCGCCGCGCAGACGGCCCCCGTGGCGACAATCCGCGTCGTGGCGACGGCCCGCGCAGCGACAGCCCGCGTCGCGGCGATGGCCCCCGCAGCGACAGTCCGCGTCGCGGCGATGGACCGCGCAACGACCGCCCCCGCCGTGGCGATGACGCCCGCAACGACAGTCCGCGTCGCGATGCCGCGCCGGCGCCGCGGTCGGGCCGCACGCCGCAGCGCGCGCCGCGCCTGGACGACCAGTACATCGCCCCGGCCACGCCCGCCGGCCGTTTCTACGATCCGTTCGAGGACGACGGCCCCGCGCCCGAGTTCGCGCCGGAACCCGATTACGACGACGACGCGCCGATCCATGCCGGCCCGGCCCGCGACGACAACGCGCCGCGCGACCACGCGCCCGCCGTCGAGATCCGCGAACGCCGCCCGCGCGAACCGCGCCAAGCAGAGCTTTTCAAGGTCTTCGCCCCCTGCCCGCAGGGCCTGGAAGAAGCCCTGACCGCCGAGATGCAGGCCCTGGGCTACGACGACGCCGAAGCCGGCCGCGCCGGCTGTTCCTTCACCGCCGACTGGACTGGCGTGCAGCGCGCCAACCTGTATTCGCGCCTGGCCACCCGCATCCTGGTGCAGGTTGCCCACGCCGAGATCTCGCACGAAGACGACATCCTCGACCTGGCCCGCGACACCCCCTGGGAACGCTGGTTCGGCGCCGAGCAGACGCTGCGCGTGGACACCTCGGCGATCAAGAGCCCGGTGCAGAGCCTGCAGTACTGCAACCTGCGCGCCAAGGACGGCATCTGCGACCGCTTGCGCGAGCTGGAAGGCGAACGCCCCAGCATCGACACGGTCCGCCCGGACGCGCGCGTGCACCTGTTCCTGACCGGTCACACCGCCACGCTGTACCTGGACACCTCGGGCGAATCGCTGTTCAAGCGCGGCTGGCGCCTGGACAAGGGCGACGCGCCGCTGCGCGAGAACCTGGCCGCCGGCATGCTGGCGCTGGCGGGCTGGGACCCGGCCGCGCCGCTGCTGGACCCGTTCTGCGGTTCCGGCACCATCCTGATCGAAGCCGCCTGGATCGCGCTGGGCGTGCCTCCCGGCATCTCGCGCCCGTTCGGCTTCGAGCGCCTGCGCGGCCACGACGCCTACCGCTGGCGCGACCTGAAGGACGACGCCCGCGCGCGCATCCTGCCGCAGCTGGACGCCCCGCTGGTCGGCTACGACCTGGACCCGCAGGCCATCGAATTCGCCCGCAACAACGCCGAACGCGCCTGGCTCACCGCCGACTCGATCCGTTTCGAGGTGGGCGACGCCCGCGAGGTGCAGGCGCCGGCCGACCATGGCTGGATCGTCACCAACCCGCCCTATGGCGAGCGCATGGCGACCGAGCAGGACGCCGACCTGTGGCGCGACTGGGCCACCTGCCTGAAGCGCAATTTCGCCGGCTGGCAGCTGCACGTCATCACCAGCGATCTGACCCTGCCCAACCAGATGCGCCTCAAGCCCAAGCGCCGCGTGCCGCTGCACAACGGCGCGCTGGACTGCCGCCTGTTCGGCTTCGAGCTGGTCGCCGCCGGCTACCGCGACGCCTGA
- a CDS encoding RDD family protein — protein sequence MTDAFLDQTPNRLRRFACMMYEAVLLFGVVFLAGYLMDTLTQSRNALALRPLRQAWLFVAIGAYFVLCWRRRGQTLPMKTWNIRLVDRDGNPPSTARLILRYVLAWPLVLAGAAVVWAAASATGWPSMDMFIVAAPFTIFLWSWVDPDGQFLHDRLLGTRLRNAPQRKKAR from the coding sequence ATGACAGACGCCTTCCTCGACCAGACCCCCAACCGGCTGCGCCGGTTCGCCTGCATGATGTACGAAGCCGTGCTGCTGTTCGGCGTCGTGTTCCTGGCCGGCTACCTGATGGATACGCTGACCCAGAGCCGCAACGCGCTGGCATTGCGGCCGCTGCGCCAGGCCTGGCTGTTCGTGGCGATCGGCGCCTATTTCGTGCTGTGCTGGCGCCGCCGCGGCCAGACGCTGCCGATGAAGACCTGGAACATCCGCCTGGTCGATCGCGACGGCAACCCGCCCTCCACCGCGCGCCTGATCCTGCGCTACGTGCTGGCCTGGCCGCTGGTGCTGGCCGGCGCCGCCGTGGTCTGGGCCGCCGCCAGCGCCACCGGCTGGCCGTCGATGGATATGTTCATCGTGGCCGCGCCGTTCACGATCTTCCTCTGGTCGTGGGTCGATCCGGACGGCCAGTTCCTGCACGACCGCCTGCTCGGCACCCGCCTGCGCAACGCGCCGCAGCGCAAGAAAGCGCGTTGA
- a CDS encoding DUF2167 domain-containing protein → MRALLSRLSLAAASALLFLPFGASAQNAAAQQEIEAAMKAAYAAAQEGPADVKLGDQAVVHLPESMFFVPRIQADRLMAAYGNGKDPSLLGVVMPKSDDDDWVITVNFDKAGYIKDDDAKNWNVSELLDSLRDGTEESNVERKKRGFPELVMDGWVEAPKYDSNTQRLVWSVAVKHKGESANDNPTVNYNTYALGRDGYITLDLITQKNLVPKDKTAVLTLLDNLKYVEGKRYADFNSSTDKVAEYGLAALVAGVAAKKLGLFAVIAAFLAKFAKVGILAAAALGGGLWKRFRGKKADQQQS, encoded by the coding sequence ATGCGCGCACTCCTCTCCCGCCTGTCGCTGGCCGCCGCCAGTGCCCTCCTGTTCCTGCCGTTCGGCGCCTCGGCCCAGAACGCCGCCGCGCAACAGGAGATCGAAGCCGCGATGAAGGCGGCCTACGCGGCCGCCCAGGAAGGCCCGGCCGACGTGAAGCTGGGCGACCAGGCCGTGGTGCACCTGCCCGAATCGATGTTCTTCGTGCCGCGCATCCAGGCCGACCGCCTGATGGCCGCCTATGGCAACGGCAAGGACCCGTCGCTGCTGGGCGTGGTCATGCCCAAGAGCGACGATGACGACTGGGTCATCACCGTCAACTTCGACAAGGCCGGCTACATCAAGGACGACGACGCCAAGAACTGGAACGTCAGCGAGCTGCTGGACAGCCTGCGCGACGGCACCGAGGAGTCCAACGTCGAGCGCAAGAAGCGCGGCTTCCCCGAACTGGTCATGGACGGCTGGGTCGAGGCGCCCAAGTACGACAGCAACACCCAGCGCCTGGTCTGGTCGGTCGCCGTCAAGCACAAGGGCGAGTCCGCCAACGACAACCCCACGGTCAACTACAACACCTATGCGCTGGGCCGCGACGGCTACATCACGCTGGACCTGATCACGCAGAAGAACCTGGTGCCGAAGGACAAGACCGCCGTGCTGACCCTGCTGGACAACCTCAAGTACGTCGAAGGCAAGCGCTACGCCGACTTCAACTCGTCCACCGACAAGGTCGCCGAATACGGCCTGGCCGCGCTGGTCGCGGGCGTGGCCGCCAAGAAGCTGGGCCTGTTCGCCGTGATCGCCGCGTTCCTGGCCAAGTTCGCCAAGGTCGGCATCCTCGCCGCCGCGGCGCTGGGCGGCGGCCTGTGGAAGCGCTTCCGCGGCAAGAAGGCCGACCAGCAACAGTCGTAA
- a CDS encoding site-2 protease family protein, producing the protein MKLLLLLFSGLKYLKFGKLFATGGTMLLSVAVYAFIFGWRYAAGFVLLLLVHELGHYIAARQRGLDVGAPVFIPFVGAWIQLKDMPHDADTEAYVGLGGPLAGTVASLACYFAARSTGSDLLLALSYAGFFINLFNLIPLSPFDGGRITAVLSPRIWLVGVPVLVALFFWRPSPILILVAVLAFPNVVRAFKYDPSLPENQAYYGTTLESKLTYTCAYLGLVCVLAIMAHDVHDMLGHLRG; encoded by the coding sequence ATGAAGCTGCTCCTGCTGCTGTTTTCCGGTCTCAAGTACCTGAAATTCGGCAAGCTGTTCGCCACCGGCGGCACCATGCTGCTGTCGGTGGCGGTCTACGCCTTCATCTTCGGCTGGCGCTACGCGGCGGGCTTCGTGCTGTTGCTGCTGGTGCATGAACTGGGCCACTACATCGCGGCGCGACAGCGCGGGCTGGATGTGGGCGCGCCGGTGTTCATCCCGTTCGTCGGCGCCTGGATCCAGCTCAAGGACATGCCGCACGATGCCGACACCGAGGCCTACGTGGGCCTGGGCGGCCCGCTGGCGGGCACGGTGGCGTCGCTGGCCTGCTACTTCGCGGCGCGCAGCACCGGCAGCGACCTGCTGCTGGCGCTGTCCTACGCAGGCTTCTTCATCAACCTGTTCAATCTGATCCCGCTGTCGCCGTTCGACGGCGGCCGCATCACCGCGGTGCTGTCGCCGCGCATCTGGCTGGTGGGCGTGCCGGTGCTGGTGGCGCTGTTCTTCTGGCGCCCCAGCCCGATCCTGATCCTGGTGGCCGTGCTGGCCTTTCCCAACGTGGTGCGGGCCTTCAAGTACGATCCGTCGCTGCCCGAGAACCAGGCCTATTACGGCACCACGCTGGAAAGCAAGCTGACCTACACCTGCGCCTACCTGGGCCTGGTCTGCGTGCTGGCCATCATGGCCCACGACGTGCACGACATGCTGGGCCACCTGCGCGGCTGA
- a CDS encoding UDP-2,3-diacylglucosamine diphosphatase, with protein MTTAPMDSTVNEIRPTHWRALWISDIHLGTAGCKAEFLLDFLEHNDSDTLYLVGDIVDGWQLRKHWHWPRAHNDVIQRILRKARNGTRVVFIPGNHDEFAREFAGYAFGDIEILDEDVHVTAKGLRLLVLHGDQFDGVIQHSRWLAHLGDGLYQLALWINHHFNRLRHRMGLHYWSLSQYLKHKVKNAVSFITDFEEALAGEARRRGLDGVVCGHIHKAELRDVGGILYCNDGDWVESLSALAETHDGQLQLLDWAAIQAERQADPAQRKPRSLSLPALPSALRRQGKHP; from the coding sequence ATGACGACAGCCCCCATGGATAGCACCGTGAACGAAATCCGCCCCACGCACTGGCGCGCTCTCTGGATTTCCGACATTCACCTGGGCACCGCCGGGTGCAAGGCGGAGTTCCTGCTGGATTTCCTCGAGCACAACGATTCCGACACCCTGTACCTGGTCGGCGACATCGTCGACGGCTGGCAGCTGCGCAAGCACTGGCACTGGCCTCGGGCCCACAACGATGTGATCCAGCGCATCCTGCGCAAGGCCCGCAACGGCACCCGGGTGGTGTTCATCCCCGGCAACCATGACGAGTTCGCGCGCGAGTTCGCCGGTTATGCCTTCGGCGACATCGAGATCCTGGACGAGGACGTGCACGTGACCGCCAAGGGCCTGCGCCTGCTGGTGCTGCACGGCGACCAGTTCGACGGCGTGATCCAGCACAGCCGCTGGCTGGCGCACCTGGGCGACGGCCTCTACCAGCTGGCGCTGTGGATCAACCACCACTTCAATCGCCTGCGCCACCGCATGGGCCTGCATTACTGGTCGCTGTCGCAATACCTCAAGCACAAGGTCAAGAATGCGGTGTCGTTCATCACCGACTTCGAGGAGGCGCTGGCCGGCGAGGCCCGCCGCCGCGGCCTGGACGGGGTGGTCTGCGGCCACATCCACAAGGCCGAGCTGCGCGACGTCGGCGGCATCCTGTACTGCAACGACGGCGACTGGGTGGAAAGCCTGTCGGCCCTGGCCGAGACCCATGACGGCCAGCTGCAGCTGCTGGACTGGGCCGCGATCCAGGCCGAGCGCCAGGCCGACCCGGCGCAACGCAAACCCCGTTCGCTGTCCCTGCCGGCGCTGCCGTCGGCACTGCGCCGCCAGGGCAAACACCCGTGA
- a CDS encoding acyl-CoA synthetase — MNDQYQVLYQTFRWLVPTQFNIAEACCHRWASSSPDARRIAIYYEDEAGNREVWTYARLAEAANQLANGLVKMGVGRGDRVGVVLGQRPETVVAHMAIYSVGAVVLPLSALFGPEALQSRLCDSETRVAIVDHASSANLLAVSDHCPNLQQIIGIGFADERVLPWRSLLARQPSEFKPVPTRSSDPAILLYTSGTTGAPKGALLPHSALIGNLPGFVASQDWFPRPADVFWSPADWSWTGGMMDALLPTLYFGHPIVGTRGRFSVERAFELLERYQVTNTFLFPTALKMMMKAVPEPRNQYQLALRSIMSAGESVGETVFEWCRSALGVTPNEMFGQTEMNYVVGNSQKRWPAKPGSMGRPYPGHRVAVLDDAGQPVAAGETGEIAVNRYDIHGFPDPILFLGYWRNEAATQAKFKGDWCLTGDLARIDADGYLWYAGRADDVFKSSGYRIGPGEIESCLIGHPAVANAAVVPKPDAERGAVVKAYVVLTPEFAQRDRSDIIENLQEHVRERLAPYEYPKEIEFVDELPMTTTGKIQRRILRLREEERAQASRPQ; from the coding sequence ATGAACGACCAATATCAGGTGCTCTACCAAACATTCCGCTGGCTGGTTCCCACCCAGTTCAACATAGCGGAAGCGTGCTGCCACCGCTGGGCATCCAGTAGTCCGGATGCGCGGCGCATCGCCATCTACTACGAAGATGAAGCCGGCAACCGCGAGGTCTGGACCTATGCGCGGCTGGCCGAGGCCGCCAATCAGCTGGCCAATGGCCTGGTGAAGATGGGCGTGGGCCGGGGCGACCGGGTAGGTGTGGTTTTGGGACAACGCCCGGAGACCGTGGTCGCCCACATGGCCATCTACAGCGTGGGCGCGGTGGTGCTGCCGCTGTCGGCGCTGTTCGGCCCGGAAGCCCTGCAGAGCCGCCTGTGCGATTCGGAGACCCGCGTCGCCATCGTCGACCATGCCTCCAGCGCCAATCTGCTGGCCGTCAGCGACCATTGCCCCAACCTGCAGCAGATTATCGGCATCGGCTTCGCCGACGAGCGTGTCCTGCCCTGGCGCAGCCTGCTGGCGCGCCAACCCAGTGAATTCAAGCCGGTGCCGACGCGTTCGTCGGACCCCGCCATCCTGCTCTATACCTCCGGCACCACCGGCGCGCCCAAGGGCGCCCTGCTGCCGCACAGCGCGCTGATCGGCAACCTGCCGGGCTTCGTGGCCTCGCAGGACTGGTTCCCGCGCCCCGCCGACGTGTTCTGGTCGCCCGCCGACTGGTCCTGGACCGGCGGCATGATGGACGCGCTGCTGCCGACGCTGTATTTCGGCCACCCCATCGTCGGCACCCGCGGCCGTTTCTCGGTCGAGCGCGCCTTCGAGCTGCTGGAACGCTACCAGGTCACCAACACTTTCCTGTTCCCGACCGCGCTGAAGATGATGATGAAGGCCGTGCCGGAGCCTCGCAATCAGTACCAGCTGGCCCTGCGCTCGATCATGAGCGCCGGCGAAAGCGTCGGCGAGACCGTCTTCGAATGGTGCCGGTCCGCGCTGGGCGTGACGCCCAACGAGATGTTCGGCCAGACCGAAATGAATTACGTGGTCGGCAACAGCCAGAAGCGCTGGCCGGCCAAGCCGGGCAGCATGGGCCGGCCCTACCCCGGCCATCGCGTGGCGGTGCTGGACGACGCCGGCCAGCCGGTGGCGGCCGGAGAAACCGGCGAGATCGCCGTGAATCGCTACGACATCCATGGCTTTCCCGACCCGATCCTGTTCCTGGGCTACTGGCGTAACGAAGCCGCCACCCAGGCCAAGTTCAAGGGCGACTGGTGCCTGACGGGCGACCTGGCCCGGATCGACGCCGACGGCTACCTCTGGTACGCCGGCCGCGCCGATGACGTGTTCAAGTCGTCCGGCTACCGCATCGGTCCCGGCGAGATCGAGAGCTGCCTGATCGGGCACCCGGCCGTGGCCAATGCCGCGGTGGTGCCCAAGCCGGACGCCGAGCGCGGCGCGGTGGTCAAGGCCTACGTCGTGCTGACGCCCGAATTCGCCCAGCGCGACCGCAGCGACATCATCGAGAACCTGCAGGAACACGTGCGCGAGCGCCTGGCGCCCTACGAGTACCCGAAGGAAATCGAGTTCGTCGACGAATTGCCCATGACCACCACCGGTAAAATCCAGCGTCGCATCCTGCGCCTGCGCGAAGAAGAACGCGCGCAAGCGTCCAGGCCCCAATGA
- a CDS encoding gamma carbonic anhydrase family protein, with amino-acid sequence MPIYQLDDLIPRIDPAAYVADSADIIGNVTLEAGVSIWSHVSIRGDNDAILIRQGTNIQEGSVLHVDTGCPMTIGPNVTVGHQAMLHGCTIHEGALVGMQAIVLNNAVIGRNCLIGAGAIIPEDRVIPDNSLVIGIGKIVRELSDEEIANLHKNTAHYVARGQHYKTALKRLA; translated from the coding sequence ATGCCCATTTACCAGCTCGACGACCTCATCCCCCGCATCGACCCCGCCGCCTACGTGGCCGACAGCGCCGACATCATCGGCAACGTCACGCTGGAAGCGGGCGTCAGCATCTGGTCGCACGTCTCGATCCGCGGCGACAACGACGCCATCCTGATCCGCCAGGGCACCAATATCCAGGAAGGCAGCGTGCTGCACGTGGATACCGGCTGTCCCATGACCATCGGCCCGAACGTCACCGTGGGCCACCAGGCCATGCTGCACGGCTGCACCATCCACGAGGGCGCCCTGGTGGGCATGCAGGCGATCGTGCTGAACAACGCCGTGATCGGCCGCAACTGCCTGATCGGCGCCGGCGCCATCATCCCGGAAGACCGGGTGATTCCGGACAATTCCCTGGTCATCGGCATCGGCAAGATCGTGCGCGAGCTGTCGGACGAGGAAATCGCCAATCTGCACAAGAACACCGCCCATTACGTGGCGCGCGGCCAACACTACAAGACGGCCCTGAAACGGCTGGCCTGA
- the hslO gene encoding Hsp33 family molecular chaperone HslO has translation MTDQLKKYLLEDRSVRVQAVRLTDTWKAVQANHDYPPAITHLLGELVAASTLLAANIKFDGSLVLQIQGDGPIALLVVECRSDLSLRATVKVREGHEVPADGDMQSLLNPGGNGRFIVVLDPQHKVPGQQAYQGIVPLEGETVAEALQHYMKASEQLDTRLWLGADADHAAGMLIQRLPHHGGSDTTTLSEQAATETWDRATALATTLKRDELLTTEIDTLIHRLFWEETLVAFDPLPVRWHCPCTRERVANMLRSLGQAEVDDILAERGQVDVACDFCGKPYVFDAVDCAALFTGSQQANGDAPPTVH, from the coding sequence ATGACCGATCAGCTCAAGAAATACCTCCTCGAAGACCGCAGCGTCCGCGTCCAAGCGGTGCGCCTCACGGATACCTGGAAGGCCGTCCAGGCCAACCACGACTACCCGCCCGCCATCACCCACCTGCTGGGCGAACTGGTGGCGGCCTCCACCCTGCTGGCCGCCAACATCAAGTTCGACGGCTCGCTGGTGCTGCAGATCCAGGGCGACGGCCCCATCGCCCTGCTGGTGGTGGAATGCCGTTCCGACCTCAGCCTGCGCGCCACCGTCAAGGTGCGCGAGGGCCACGAGGTGCCGGCCGATGGCGACATGCAGAGCCTGCTGAACCCCGGCGGCAACGGCCGCTTCATCGTGGTGCTGGATCCCCAGCACAAGGTGCCCGGCCAGCAGGCCTACCAGGGCATCGTGCCGCTGGAAGGCGAAACCGTCGCCGAGGCCCTGCAGCACTACATGAAGGCCTCCGAACAGCTCGACACCCGCCTGTGGCTGGGCGCCGACGCCGACCATGCCGCCGGCATGCTGATCCAGCGCCTGCCCCACCACGGCGGCTCGGACACGACAACGCTCAGCGAGCAGGCCGCCACCGAGACCTGGGACCGCGCCACGGCACTGGCCACCACGCTCAAGCGCGACGAGCTGCTGACCACCGAGATCGACACCCTGATCCACCGCCTGTTCTGGGAAGAAACGCTGGTGGCGTTCGATCCGCTGCCCGTGCGCTGGCACTGTCCGTGCACCCGCGAGCGCGTGGCCAACATGCTGCGCTCGCTGGGCCAGGCCGAGGTCGACGACATCCTGGCCGAACGCGGCCAGGTCGACGTGGCCTGCGACTTCTGCGGCAAGCCCTACGTCTTCGACGCGGTCGATTGCGCCGCGCTGTTCACCGGCAGCCAGCAGGCCAACGGCGACGCGCCGCCCACCGTGCACTGA
- a CDS encoding TadE/TadG family type IV pilus assembly protein, with protein MTAFFVASRSGAARPLQRGAAALEFTLVAVLVLLLALGTVEAVRWQLTRQVAHLALLQAARAGATAHADPARIRAAFQQALLPLHAGSGGDAGARRRQASAQTRIAARVGASPWRIEILRPDAQAFRDHARPGLRTDAPGGLPAIDNAYQALQYARRPDLPDSRSIFLANTLRLRLTYLYRPLLPPLRTLLAALARADGSYAAAAWANGLVPIGMELELEMHSHPVDWRGGQPYPAGMVAGACRSLHCP; from the coding sequence ATGACCGCTTTTTTTGTCGCCTCGCGTTCCGGCGCCGCGCGCCCGTTGCAGCGCGGCGCCGCCGCCCTCGAATTCACCCTGGTCGCCGTCCTGGTGCTGCTGCTGGCGCTGGGCACGGTCGAGGCCGTCCGCTGGCAGCTGACCCGCCAGGTCGCCCACCTGGCCCTGTTGCAGGCGGCCCGCGCCGGCGCCACGGCCCACGCCGATCCCGCCCGTATCCGCGCGGCGTTCCAGCAGGCCCTGCTGCCGTTGCACGCCGGTAGCGGCGGTGACGCCGGCGCCCGCCGCCGGCAGGCCAGCGCCCAGACGCGTATCGCCGCGCGGGTGGGCGCGTCCCCCTGGCGCATCGAGATCCTGCGGCCCGACGCCCAGGCCTTCCGCGACCATGCGCGCCCAGGGCTGCGCACCGACGCGCCAGGCGGCCTGCCGGCCATCGACAACGCCTACCAGGCGCTGCAATACGCGCGCCGGCCCGACCTGCCGGACAGCCGCAGCATCTTCCTGGCCAATACGCTCAGGCTGCGGCTGACCTACCTGTACCGTCCCCTGTTGCCGCCGCTGCGCACGCTGCTGGCCGCGCTGGCCCGGGCCGACGGCAGCTACGCGGCCGCGGCATGGGCCAACGGCCTCGTGCCGATCGGCATGGAACTCGAGCTGGAGATGCACAGCCATCCCGTGGATTGGCGCGGCGGCCAGCCGTACCCGGCCGGCATGGTGGCCGGGGCGTGCCGCAGCCTCCACTGCCCGTGA
- the ftsB gene encoding cell division protein FtsB: MRLLFLVLFVLVGLIQYPLWLGKGGWFKVWDLQRQVAAQRETNEGLRARNAALEAEVRDLENGSGAIEERARGELGMMRDGEVFVHILPQNTQPPAGGASLATEAATRPATPVRASAPATPARPAPAATSATRPANARPANGNATPQR; encoded by the coding sequence ATGCGCCTGTTGTTCCTGGTGCTGTTCGTGCTGGTAGGGCTGATCCAGTACCCGCTCTGGCTGGGTAAGGGCGGCTGGTTCAAGGTCTGGGATCTGCAACGCCAGGTGGCGGCGCAGCGCGAGACCAACGAAGGCCTGCGCGCGCGCAACGCGGCCCTGGAAGCCGAAGTCCGCGACCTGGAAAACGGGTCCGGCGCCATCGAGGAACGGGCCCGCGGTGAACTGGGCATGATGCGCGACGGCGAAGTCTTCGTGCATATCCTGCCGCAGAACACCCAGCCGCCCGCGGGCGGCGCATCGCTGGCCACCGAGGCCGCCACCCGTCCGGCCACCCCGGTGCGCGCGAGCGCGCCGGCCACGCCCGCCAGGCCGGCCCCGGCCGCCACTTCCGCCACGCGGCCGGCCAATGCCCGGCCCGCCAACGGCAACGCCACGCCCCAACGCTGA